The following proteins are co-located in the Streptococcus downei MFe28 genome:
- a CDS encoding ABC transporter ATP-binding protein, with amino-acid sequence MTKIVELKDATVTVSNGYDADKTILDAVNLDIYEHDFITILGGNGAGKSTLFNVIAGTLMLTSGFIHILGEDVTHLPAQKRAKYLARVFQDPKMGTAPRMTVAENLLIAKYRGESRGLVPRKIHDFRDDFQKLIAQIGNGLDKHLDTPTGFLSGGQRQALSLLMATVKRPDLLLLDEHTAALDPKTSQSLMALTDKIMERDRLTGLMITHHMEDALKYGNRLIVMKDGQIIQDLDQEAKSQMALSDYYAFFE; translated from the coding sequence ATGACAAAAATTGTAGAATTAAAAGATGCCACCGTCACCGTCAGCAATGGTTACGATGCTGACAAGACCATATTGGATGCGGTCAATCTGGACATTTACGAGCACGATTTCATCACCATCCTTGGCGGTAATGGGGCTGGGAAATCCACCCTCTTTAATGTGATTGCGGGAACCCTCATGCTGACCTCAGGTTTCATCCATATCTTAGGCGAGGATGTGACCCACCTTCCTGCTCAAAAACGGGCCAAATATCTGGCTCGGGTTTTTCAAGACCCTAAAATGGGTACGGCTCCGCGGATGACTGTGGCTGAGAATCTTCTCATTGCCAAGTACCGTGGCGAAAGTCGGGGTCTGGTTCCGCGCAAGATTCATGACTTCCGAGATGATTTCCAGAAGCTGATTGCTCAGATTGGTAATGGTTTGGATAAGCATCTAGATACCCCAACAGGCTTTCTCTCAGGTGGGCAACGCCAGGCCCTCAGCCTCCTGATGGCTACTGTCAAACGGCCTGATTTGCTCCTCTTGGACGAGCACACTGCAGCCCTGGACCCCAAGACCAGCCAGTCCTTGATGGCGCTGACCGACAAAATCATGGAGCGGGACCGCTTGACTGGGCTCATGATTACCCACCATATGGAGGATGCGCTCAAGTATGGCAATCGTCTGATTGTCATGAAGGACGGCCAAATCATCCAAGATTTGGACCAAGAGGCTAAGAGCCAAATGGCCCTCAGCGACTACTATGCCTTTTTTGAATAG
- the rexB gene encoding ATP-dependent nuclease subunit B gives MRLLYTDIRNHLTDQLAGLAQDYARAGHRVFYIAPNSLSFEKERRVLETLKDKASFNITITRFAQMARYFVLNDVSDKKPVTETGLAMIFFRVLSQFKEGDLKIYGSLAKDPNFIQQLVDLYQEMQRSNLTISDLADLESEVKYQDLLTIFSAFYQLLQEDNFESQTKIAQFLEHVNSGQLDQDLQNLVVIVDGFSRFSAEEEALVTALHDREVEIVIGTYASQKAFKSSFLAGNLYQANVEFLLDLGQKFAVRAQVLGERQEDSLSRLSALLEAKRDFSSDLPEISQEDKQALTIWEVVNQKEEVEAVARSIRNLLNQGVRYKDILLLLGDVEAYQLQIAKTFSKYEIPYYLGKEEAMSHHPLVNFVESLMRIKRYNFRAKDLLNLLKSGLFKDLMNLDIDKFEQYVRFADIKGQAKFSKDFTVNREAGLDDEGQVIEKYDLVRLNQIRRAVMTPLLELFSSRSLLGSSLLTKKFLPFLEAIDLPANMAQLAKGQNQAGLEREEEVWQSFCDLLEQMDDIFGGTKLSLDDFLALLGQGMMAANFKLVPATLDVVNIKDYKLIEPHSSPYVFALGMTASNFPRLSQTTGLLTDEERQQINETLASQDRQGHFEISGQEEVKKFHAVMISLVNSASQSLVLSAPQISADSQDQLSPYLQDLVDLGFEPILKKPAGFASQPTDLGTYKALLSRIIEANQLSQNQDLDKEQTTFWSVMVRRLRQKLKEVDLAIPTISQDLTVEPLSQETLDLLYPADQPLKLSASSLTTFYNNQYGYFLQKVLNLQEEDSIHPDFRQHGIYLHRVFERLMSKLDDSSNFDQLLSRTLSQVNQEEAFQQVYSYDQEAQFSREILEGIAQAMTHILRDNHLVQVLDKAQARHYLGQRNWQKTPAQQKALELGFNLQLPLGQERKLEIRGQIDRLDQLSSSESPNLGVVDYKSGDKKFSLEEFYNGLSPQLLTYILAIRESMPQDYQAQVFGAGYLHLQNPELKFSEVASLGQSLDKFDKAFRYQGLYAKEVASQLKPYFNTHASKVFSREEMDLLLDYTKVLYQEAARTILSGRFAINPYTKDRRSVEGQQFKTITGFEADRHMRYARALVKDSRDQLLERMKEQGGEA, from the coding sequence ATGCGACTACTTTATACCGATATTCGAAATCATTTGACAGACCAACTGGCCGGGCTGGCGCAAGACTATGCTCGGGCTGGCCACCGTGTTTTTTATATTGCTCCAAATTCCCTCTCTTTTGAAAAGGAGCGCCGTGTTTTGGAGACCCTAAAGGATAAGGCCTCCTTCAATATTACCATCACCCGCTTTGCCCAGATGGCCCGCTATTTTGTCCTCAATGATGTGTCTGATAAAAAGCCTGTGACCGAGACAGGTCTGGCCATGATTTTCTTTCGGGTCCTGTCTCAGTTTAAAGAGGGGGACTTGAAAATTTACGGCAGTCTTGCCAAAGACCCGAATTTTATTCAGCAATTGGTGGACCTCTACCAGGAAATGCAAAGGTCAAATCTGACCATTAGTGACTTGGCGGATTTGGAGTCGGAGGTCAAGTATCAGGATCTCTTGACCATTTTTTCTGCCTTTTATCAGCTTCTTCAAGAGGACAATTTTGAATCGCAAACCAAGATTGCCCAATTTTTAGAGCATGTCAATAGTGGACAATTGGACCAGGATTTGCAAAATCTTGTGGTTATTGTCGATGGCTTTAGCCGCTTTTCTGCTGAAGAAGAAGCCTTGGTGACCGCTCTGCATGACAGAGAGGTGGAAATTGTCATCGGCACCTATGCCAGTCAAAAGGCCTTTAAATCCAGTTTTCTAGCCGGCAATCTCTATCAGGCCAATGTCGAATTTCTCCTAGATTTGGGGCAAAAATTTGCCGTTAGAGCTCAGGTCCTGGGGGAAAGGCAAGAGGACAGCCTAAGTCGTTTGTCGGCCCTTCTGGAGGCTAAGCGAGATTTCTCAAGCGACCTCCCTGAAATTTCCCAAGAGGACAAGCAGGCCCTGACTATCTGGGAGGTTGTTAACCAGAAGGAAGAGGTTGAAGCAGTCGCCCGCTCCATTCGCAATCTGCTCAATCAAGGGGTCCGCTATAAGGACATTCTCCTTTTGTTGGGAGATGTAGAGGCCTATCAATTGCAGATTGCCAAGACCTTCTCCAAGTACGAGATTCCCTACTATCTGGGGAAGGAAGAGGCCATGAGTCATCACCCCCTGGTTAATTTTGTTGAGAGTTTAATGCGGATTAAGCGCTATAATTTTCGAGCCAAAGACTTGCTGAATTTGCTCAAATCAGGTCTCTTCAAGGATTTGATGAATTTGGACATTGATAAATTCGAACAATATGTCAGGTTCGCCGACATCAAGGGACAGGCCAAATTTAGCAAGGACTTCACGGTCAATCGGGAGGCAGGTCTTGATGACGAGGGTCAGGTCATTGAAAAGTATGACCTGGTAAGGCTCAATCAAATTCGGCGAGCTGTGATGACACCCTTGCTAGAGCTTTTTTCCAGCCGCTCCCTGTTGGGAAGCAGCCTTTTGACCAAGAAGTTTCTGCCCTTCTTAGAGGCTATTGACCTACCAGCTAATATGGCCCAACTGGCCAAGGGCCAAAATCAAGCGGGACTGGAAAGAGAAGAAGAGGTTTGGCAGTCCTTTTGTGATCTCTTAGAGCAGATGGATGACATCTTTGGAGGGACCAAACTATCCCTGGATGACTTTTTAGCCCTTCTGGGGCAAGGCATGATGGCTGCCAATTTCAAGCTGGTACCAGCGACCTTGGATGTGGTTAATATCAAGGACTATAAGCTGATTGAGCCCCACTCTAGCCCCTATGTCTTTGCCTTAGGGATGACTGCTAGTAACTTTCCTCGTCTCAGTCAGACGACTGGTTTGTTGACTGATGAGGAACGCCAGCAGATTAATGAAACCCTAGCTAGCCAAGACCGTCAAGGCCATTTTGAAATTAGTGGCCAGGAGGAAGTCAAGAAGTTCCATGCCGTTATGATTTCCTTGGTCAATTCGGCTAGCCAGTCCTTGGTCCTATCGGCTCCACAAATCTCTGCCGATAGTCAGGACCAGCTATCGCCCTACTTGCAAGACCTGGTGGACTTGGGCTTTGAACCAATTCTTAAGAAGCCAGCCGGATTTGCCTCCCAACCAACGGATTTAGGGACCTACAAGGCTCTCCTGTCAAGGATTATTGAGGCCAACCAGCTCAGTCAGAATCAAGACCTGGATAAGGAACAGACGACTTTCTGGTCGGTCATGGTTAGGCGCTTGCGCCAGAAGCTAAAAGAAGTTGACCTAGCTATCCCAACTATCAGCCAGGACTTGACGGTTGAGCCTCTTTCTCAGGAGACCTTGGATTTGCTTTATCCTGCCGACCAGCCCTTAAAATTGTCCGCTTCCAGTCTAACGACCTTCTATAACAACCAATATGGCTATTTCTTACAGAAGGTTTTGAATTTGCAGGAGGAGGATTCCATCCATCCTGATTTCCGCCAACACGGGATTTATCTGCACCGAGTCTTTGAAAGACTGATGAGTAAACTGGATGACAGTTCCAATTTTGACCAACTCTTGAGTCGAACACTAAGCCAGGTCAACCAAGAAGAGGCCTTCCAACAGGTATATTCCTATGACCAAGAGGCCCAATTTTCTCGGGAAATTCTTGAAGGTATTGCCCAGGCCATGACTCATATCTTGCGCGATAATCACTTGGTCCAGGTCCTGGACAAGGCTCAGGCCAGGCATTATTTGGGCCAGAGGAATTGGCAGAAAACACCTGCCCAGCAGAAGGCTCTGGAATTGGGTTTTAATCTCCAGCTTCCTCTAGGGCAGGAGCGAAAATTGGAAATCCGCGGCCAGATTGACCGTCTGGACCAACTCAGTAGCTCAGAAAGTCCTAATCTAGGTGTGGTTGACTACAAGTCTGGGGACAAGAAATTTAGCCTAGAAGAATTCTACAACGGCCTTAGTCCGCAACTTTTAACCTATATCTTGGCCATCAGGGAATCCATGCCCCAGGATTATCAGGCCCAGGTATTTGGAGCAGGTTACCTGCATTTGCAAAATCCTGAACTTAAATTTAGTGAAGTCGCTAGTTTGGGTCAGAGTCTGGACAAGTTTGATAAGGCCTTTCGCTATCAGGGGCTTTATGCCAAAGAGGTGGCTAGTCAGCTCAAGCCCTACTTCAATACGCATGCCAGCAAGGTCTTTAGTCGGGAGGAAATGGATCTGCTTTTGGACTATACCAAGGTCCTCTATCAGGAGGCAGCCAGGACCATCCTGTCAGGTCGTTTTGCCATCAATCCCTACACCAAGGATCGTCGCTCGGTTGAGGGACAGCAATTTAAGACCATTACCGGCTTTGAGGCCGATCGTCATATGCGCTATGCTAGAGCGTTGGTCAAGGATAGTCGTGACCAACTTTTAGAAAGAATGAAAGAGCAAGGAGGTGAGGCCTGA
- the addA gene encoding helicase-exonuclease AddAB subunit AddA, translated as MGFPAFLSFAEIEKLKEQEPELAKEQERLPRTPEQIQAIYSNGTNILVSASAGSGKTFVMVERILDRLKRGDSINQLFISTFTVKAAGELKERLEKKLTQEIAATSDLTLKQHLSEQLANLATADIGTMDAFSQKLVNTYGYSLGISPNFRILQDQSEQASLKKEVYDDLFASYMAGTEGQTFRRLVRNFIGRGKDSKGFRSLVDSIYQFSQSTANPKNWLEDVLLKSYQEDVPSQANRFLASYIKGQGLMVKLDQAEKFFKNQLEIAQGEFQKKTKATDNMATLLEILARMDLKGDLERSRQDLAALKTISEGRKLTLSAAGKDENWKTFAKAYNEERKRFLEPFLKLEQLLNPLDLLTEFQPDLLELLELLRDFVLDYGQQYLEKKKAEAAFEFSDIAHLAIEILEASPEICQLYQARYQEIMVDEYQDNNHMQERLLDLLSNGHNRFMVGDVKQSIYRFRQADPNIFQAKFAAYDQIDNFQADKSQGLLVLLKENFRSHLEVLETSNAVFSRLMDQDIGELVYDQSHFLKAGNAQKSSPIPENQTQVLIYDETQAEPDEETDIQDPGDIRLVAQEIIRLHREEGVAFDQIALLVSARTRNDQILSTLKTYGIPVVSEDTGGHYLQALEVMVMLETLRTINNPLQDQSLVALLKSPMFNFGEDLLTRIALQAKFGNFYDKLLLALDGTGDNPQVINSQSREKIEAFDQVLRSWRKFAKSSSLHDLIWKIYEDKFYYDYVGALSDGQQRQANLFALTLRADQFEQSGFKGLPRFINMIDRTLANDKDLADVEVALPKDAVQLLTIHQSKGLEFPYVFVLNLHKSFNKQDEQKKAVLNRECGLGIRYVANLAERFPQEQYQQVKLSFDTFPFILNQQALHRADLSEQMRKLYVAMTRAETRLYLVGQGSQEKLKGKYEDYRDQERLALAGREQWTNFQDWFLALKESFPEDDLSFELRFVGPEDLQDLSPLEASLPMDVDDQAHNRQSDNIKQALDALEAVEELNHRYQAAINLPTVRTPSQIKKFYQPVMEDQGLDIMEKRILEPKFDLPSFGKESRVTGAAIGSATHELMQRLPIRPDISLADLREALKLVQAEPAVKKRLKLDKLLKFFRHHPLGQEIMSQGDKLVREAPFAMLFEDRDSHEDMVIRGIVDGYIRYADHIVLFDYKTDRYQDPAQLVRRYKDQMDLYARALHKSFDELRVDKYLILLGGDEVLVERLD; from the coding sequence ATGGGCTTTCCAGCATTTTTAAGTTTTGCGGAAATTGAGAAACTAAAAGAGCAAGAGCCCGAGTTGGCCAAGGAGCAGGAGCGTCTGCCTCGAACCCCTGAACAAATTCAGGCCATCTACAGCAATGGGACGAATATTCTGGTTTCTGCTTCAGCCGGGTCTGGGAAGACCTTCGTCATGGTTGAGCGCATCCTCGATCGTCTCAAACGGGGAGACAGCATCAATCAGCTCTTCATTTCGACCTTTACGGTCAAGGCGGCAGGAGAGCTCAAGGAAAGACTGGAAAAGAAGCTGACGCAAGAAATTGCGGCCACTTCCGACCTGACCTTGAAACAACATTTATCAGAGCAGCTGGCCAATCTAGCCACGGCCGATATTGGAACCATGGATGCCTTTAGTCAGAAGTTAGTCAACACCTATGGCTATAGCCTGGGAATTTCACCCAATTTTCGTATCCTGCAGGACCAAAGCGAGCAGGCCAGTTTGAAAAAAGAAGTCTATGATGACCTCTTTGCCTCCTACATGGCAGGTACTGAGGGTCAGACCTTTAGGAGGCTGGTCCGCAATTTTATCGGTAGGGGCAAGGACTCCAAAGGCTTTCGTAGCCTAGTGGACAGTATCTACCAATTTAGCCAGTCTACCGCTAATCCAAAGAACTGGTTAGAAGACGTTCTACTTAAGTCTTATCAGGAAGACGTCCCCAGTCAGGCTAATCGTTTTCTAGCTTCCTATATCAAGGGCCAGGGCCTGATGGTCAAGCTTGACCAGGCTGAGAAATTTTTCAAAAATCAGCTAGAGATTGCCCAAGGAGAATTCCAGAAGAAGACAAAGGCGACAGACAATATGGCGACTTTGCTTGAGATTCTGGCGAGAATGGACCTTAAGGGTGACCTAGAGCGATCCCGCCAGGATTTAGCAGCCTTAAAAACCATTAGCGAGGGTCGTAAGCTGACCCTGTCTGCTGCTGGCAAGGATGAAAATTGGAAGACCTTTGCCAAGGCCTATAATGAGGAGCGCAAGCGATTCCTAGAACCGTTTTTGAAGCTAGAGCAGCTTCTCAATCCCCTAGACTTGTTGACAGAATTTCAGCCAGACCTGCTTGAGCTACTGGAACTTCTGCGTGATTTTGTCCTTGATTATGGGCAACAGTATCTGGAAAAAAAGAAGGCCGAGGCTGCCTTTGAATTCTCCGATATTGCCCATCTGGCCATCGAAATCCTGGAAGCCAGTCCTGAAATTTGCCAGCTCTACCAGGCTAGATACCAGGAAATCATGGTCGATGAATACCAAGACAACAACCATATGCAAGAGCGCCTGCTGGATCTCCTATCGAATGGCCACAATCGCTTTATGGTAGGGGATGTTAAGCAATCCATCTATCGCTTTCGCCAGGCTGACCCCAATATTTTTCAGGCCAAGTTTGCAGCCTATGACCAAATAGACAACTTCCAAGCTGACAAGAGCCAGGGGCTCCTAGTCTTGCTCAAGGAAAATTTCCGCAGCCATCTGGAAGTTTTGGAGACCAGCAATGCCGTCTTTAGTCGCCTCATGGACCAAGATATTGGTGAATTAGTCTATGACCAGAGTCACTTCCTCAAGGCAGGCAATGCCCAGAAATCAAGCCCTATCCCTGAAAATCAAACCCAGGTCCTCATCTATGATGAGACTCAGGCTGAACCAGATGAAGAGACAGACATTCAAGATCCAGGCGACATCAGGCTGGTTGCCCAAGAAATTATCCGTCTCCATCGCGAGGAGGGCGTGGCCTTTGACCAGATTGCCCTCTTGGTCTCTGCCAGAACCAGAAACGACCAAATTCTCTCGACTCTCAAGACCTACGGCATTCCTGTTGTTTCAGAAGACACAGGAGGCCACTATCTCCAGGCCCTGGAAGTCATGGTTATGCTGGAGACCCTGAGAACCATCAATAATCCTTTGCAAGACCAGTCTCTAGTTGCCCTACTCAAGTCGCCCATGTTTAACTTTGGAGAGGACCTCTTGACGAGAATTGCTCTCCAGGCTAAGTTTGGCAATTTTTATGACAAGCTCCTCTTAGCCTTGGACGGAACTGGGGACAACCCCCAAGTGATTAATAGCCAGTCTCGTGAAAAAATCGAGGCCTTTGATCAGGTCCTAAGATCCTGGCGTAAGTTTGCCAAAAGCAGCAGTCTCCACGATTTGATTTGGAAGATTTACGAGGATAAGTTTTACTATGATTATGTTGGTGCCCTCAGCGATGGCCAACAAAGGCAGGCTAACCTCTTTGCCCTGACCTTGCGGGCTGACCAGTTTGAGCAGTCGGGCTTTAAGGGCCTACCGCGCTTCATCAATATGATTGATCGGACGCTGGCCAATGACAAGGATTTGGCTGACGTTGAGGTGGCGCTCCCCAAGGATGCCGTCCAACTCTTGACCATCCACCAGAGTAAGGGGCTGGAGTTTCCTTATGTCTTTGTCCTGAATCTGCACAAATCTTTCAATAAGCAAGATGAGCAAAAGAAGGCTGTTCTCAATCGGGAGTGTGGTCTGGGCATTCGTTACGTGGCCAATCTGGCTGAGCGCTTTCCTCAAGAGCAGTATCAGCAGGTCAAGCTTTCTTTTGATACCTTCCCTTTTATTCTCAATCAGCAGGCCCTCCATCGAGCTGATTTATCTGAACAGATGCGCAAACTCTATGTGGCTATGACAAGGGCCGAGACCAGACTTTATCTGGTTGGTCAGGGCAGTCAGGAAAAATTAAAGGGCAAGTATGAAGATTATCGCGACCAAGAACGCCTAGCCCTGGCTGGACGGGAGCAGTGGACTAATTTCCAAGATTGGTTCCTGGCCCTGAAAGAAAGTTTCCCAGAAGATGACTTATCCTTTGAGCTAAGATTTGTCGGTCCAGAAGATTTGCAAGATCTAAGCCCTCTTGAGGCTAGTTTGCCCATGGATGTGGACGATCAGGCTCATAATCGCCAATCGGATAACATCAAGCAGGCCCTAGATGCCTTGGAAGCTGTTGAAGAGCTCAATCATCGATACCAGGCGGCTATCAATCTGCCAACCGTTCGAACACCCAGCCAAATTAAGAAATTCTACCAGCCTGTCATGGAGGATCAGGGCCTGGATATTATGGAAAAACGGATTCTGGAGCCTAAATTTGACCTGCCAAGCTTTGGAAAAGAGTCGCGGGTGACAGGAGCAGCAATCGGTTCTGCCACCCATGAGCTCATGCAGCGACTGCCTATCAGACCTGACATCAGCTTGGCTGACCTGCGGGAAGCCTTGAAGCTGGTGCAGGCAGAGCCTGCCGTCAAAAAGCGACTCAAGCTGGACAAGCTCCTGAAATTCTTCCGCCATCATCCTTTGGGACAGGAAATCATGAGTCAGGGTGACAAGTTGGTCAGAGAAGCTCCCTTCGCCATGCTCTTTGAAGACCGGGACTCACATGAAGATATGGTCATTCGTGGGATTGTGGATGGTTATATCCGCTATGCCGACCACATTGTCCTCTTTGACTACAAGACCGACCGTTATCAAGATCCAGCCCAGCTGGTGCGACGTTACAAGGACCAAATGGATCTCTACGCCCGAGCCCTCCATAAATCCTTTGATGAGCTTAGGGTCGACAAGTACTTAATTTTACTGGGCGGAGACGAGGTTCTGGTCGAGCGGTTGGATTGA